The genomic stretch tctcaaccagctgcacCTGGAAGgattttccaactgtcttgaaggagttcccacatatgttgagcacttgttggctgcttttccttcactctgcggtccaactcatcacaaaccatctcaattgggttaaggtcgggtgatggtagaggccaggtcatctgatgcagcactcccatcactctccttcttggtcaaataaccctcacacagcctgtaggtgtgttgagtcattgtcctgttgaaaaacaaatgatagtcccactaagcctaaaccagatgtggtagccatgctggttaagtgtgccttctaaataaatcactgacagtgtcacacgcaaagcacccccacaccataacacctcctcctccatgcttcacggtgggaaccacacatgtggagatcatccgttcacctattctgcgtctcacagaGGCATatcggttagaaccaaaaatctcacatttggactcatcagaccagatttccaccggtctaatatccattgctcatgtttcttggcccaagcaagtctcgtcttcttattggtgtcctttagtggtagtggtttctttgcagcaattcaaccatgaaggcttgattcacacagtctcctctgaacagttgatgttgagatgtgtctgttacttgaactctggagcatttatttgggctgcaatttctgaggaaggtaactaatgaacttatcctctgctgcagatgtaactgggtcttcctttcctgtggcggttccaatgagagccagtttcatcatagcgcttgatggtttttctgactgcacttgaagaaactttcaaagttcttgaaatgttctgtattgactgaccttcaagtcttaaattaatgatagagctatgttctgtataccacccctactttgtcacaacacaacttattggctcaaaagcattaagaaggaaagaaattccacaaattaacaatgcacacctgttaattgaaatgcattccaggtgactacctcatgcaactgtttgagagaatgctaagagtgtgcaaagctgttatcaaggcgaaggctggctactttgaagaatctgtttGTTTAATAGTTTTTTggtttcatatgtgttatttcatagttttgatgtcttcactattattctacaatgtagacaatagtaaatataaagaaaaacccttgaatgagtaggtgtgtccaaacgtttgactagtATGGTACATTCCTAAGCTTATTCAAATGTAAATGCTCTGACTTACAAAAAACATTTGACCACTGCTATATTTTTTTCTGGAATTAATTTCATTATGTGTCTGGCTTTTTGTGTGAGCGAGGTTTGAAAGTACTGAACTTTCAACAGTCCATTACATTACACAGCAGTGTGTCCTGGATGAGGGTGTTAATAACAAAACTGCAGTCCCACTGTGTGTGCTGAGTCATCCAGTATTTTGCTGTGGAGTGTTTGTTTGTTCTCTTTtcccatttctatgttttgtttctGTCTTAATTCAAAGTAAGGTCATTGATGGAGAATGGTTGCAAGTGCTGTCCTCCATGtatgaatataataataatcGCCCTAGATTACATTTGTTCGGATTAGATTTGGCCTCATGGATACTTTCTGGATTTCAATTGGTGGCTTCCTTTCTGAgaaatctattttgtgaatttaACAGTAACAAACAGGAACCTCTTTTTGTGGTGTGCAGTGACTTAAAAGTATGTTCCTGAATTAAGTTTTGTACATTAGGGGATTTTTAGCGACATTTTTAGCTTCCCGAAATCTCATGAAACTATCACCTCCACCTTCACATGACTGGTGCCTCCCCTTGTAGTTTTCCAAAGCTCAGAGGGGAACTAACTCTGAGAAGTAAACATGTTTATGTTGATTCTCTCCCCCATCCACAGATTTGCCATAGTAAATACTAGAGtaagtttaaatgttttatttttatgtaacctttatttaactaggcaagtcagtttaagaacaaactcttatttacaatgacggcctaccggggaagtTAACTCTGTTTGAAACAGGACTAAGTAATACCTTACTTTATATTGTTCTTATTACTATTTAATCACAGGGACATTGCACTCCAATGTTTTCAGACATccacaagttcaaacccccaagctgacaaggtacaaatctgtcgttctgcccctgaacaggcagttaacccactgttcctaggccgtcattgaaaaaaataatttgttcttaactgacttgcctagttaaataaaggtaagagAGAGAATTAGTCTAATGTCAAAATGACATGATTTATCTAAAGCGACTTACAGTAATTTACTTTAGGTATAAAGGTGCTAAAAAAGCTTGTCATATGCCAGAAATTCAAAATGAATGGGAAAGATAAGCACCGCCAGTCTAGAGATTACATTGCCTATTTTTTCCTTCCTTTTGGATTTTGGCAAAGGACACGTTTGGATTTTGGAGTGTGATGTCCCTTTAAGCACATATTTACACTGTTCTTATAACAGAAGCCTAACCCTAATTTTGTCCACTATCTCTgaatcaacatacagtatgtactaaCAGTGGCCATGGGGATTCACCTAAAGGGAAGGGTTTAGGAAGTGAAAGAGTATGGTTCTTGAAATTAATGCAGTAAAGAGGTCTATATAGGTCTGCTAATACAGAACTAgtaaaaggcccagtgcactacttttgtgatttttttaaaacTAATGTATTTGAGTGTTTAACAGCATTTGTCATttgagtctgataattatctgtCCAAAATGGTTCATCTGATAATTCTTGAGGAATATAAAAATACTTGCTTGGtatatgttttccagtttcttgaaatactttgcaaatgcaactCACTTTTAtgtgaaaactgaaatggtctagccattccttttccattttagtagatgctcttatccaaaggaacatacagtagtgagtgccAACATTTATATACTTTTTCGTACTTGTCCCCTATGGGAATCGGACCCACAACCTTAGACTTGCATGCCGCTGCtccaccaactgagccacatcatcacaaaccactttatgtatttatgctgcagtagtttatttgtcggggggctagggtcagtttgttatatctggagtacttctcctgtcctattcggtgtcctgtgtgaatctaagtgtgcgttctctaattctctccttctctctttctttctctctctcggaggacctgagccctaggaccatgccccaggactacctgacatgatgactccttgctgtccccagtccacctggccgtgctgctgctccagtttcaactgttctgccttattattattcgaccatgctggtcatttatgaacatttgaacatcttggccatgttctgttaaaatctccacccggcacagccagaagaggactggccaccccacatatgctctctctaattctctctttctttctctctctcagaggacctgagccctcggaTCATGCCCcatatgaccatgctggtcatgtatgaacatttgaacatcttggccatgttctgttataatctccacccggcacagccagaagaggactggccaccccacataacctgattcctctctaggtttcttcctaggttttggcctttctagggagtttttcctagccaccgtgcttctacacctgcattgcttgctgtttggggttttaggctgggtttctgtacagcactttgagatatcagctgatgtacgaagggctatataaataaatgtgatttgatttgatttatgtctcaatgtactcaattactgtattgtgcattgtttttctttatggtgatggaaagtctacaggcacaaacctagatgaccagcctatgtacaacacagtaatgtacatttacattaagtggtttgtaaggatggtcaattaatactgcacaaaagtggttgttttccatgttattaaatcaaaaacatgtttttaattaGATGTGGATGCTTTAGGAATCTGCCCATATTATGGCACCTTTTGATGTACACTACAGTTCaatagtttggggtcacttagaaatgtctttgtttttgaaagaaaatcacattttttgtccattaaaataacatcaaattgatcagaaatacagtgtagacattgttaatgttgtaaatgattattgtagccggaaacggcagattttttatggaatatctacatacagtgGTTTCTCCTTTAAAAGTTACGTCATACAGCTGcattttaacctaactcctaaaccttaccttaaccctaaccttaacccttagccTAGCCAATGTTAGTCACCTAGCTAACATTGGCGTTAGTCACCTAGCTACCTTGCGAACGTTAGCaaaaacaaattggaatttgtaacatataataaGTTCAGCAAATTGTTaacataattgtattttttttaactgcattgttggttaggggctcgtaagtaagcatttcactgttgtattaattgcaattcgtaacatattgtatgaattgcaattcgtaacatatcaaagGAATTGTAAATCCATAACATATCATATACAAAATGGATAAAGATCAGCCAAAACGTAATATATaccgtaacatatcatactaattggaacgtctggatttacatttactatgttacgtctacccctgagtccaggttggcaACGGTCCTGCTGAGTTCAAAACTGAAGTTTCCCAGCTGTCTAAAAGGGTGGTTCTTGAAACAGCTTTAGTTTCCTCAGTGTTATTCCACAGTTGAAAAATTCTAACTCTGAGACTTGATCATGTATGTGCTGAATTGCTTCTCCATCCACCTGCtgctccttttctcctctctgtctgaagTGGGTGAGTTCAAACAATCATAATCCAAATTAGATTTGATTGCTTTTCAACAGTAACAGAAAGTGGACATTGCAATTGGCTGAACGGGAGGCGCATtaacagaaatcccatgcagccttgtttacaaattcgaacactggaatgtgagatttAGGCctaatctacacctcgattaggatgatagaaatcctcattatttcgTTTAATCATTTTATCACTTTGAGTGTAATTATTTCGTTAGCCTTCACTTTCccgttctgaacttctaacgcgaGTGGGGTGGGTGTGGCTTCTTGACAATGATCGCAAGAGTAGCTGCTCAACGATTTGGTTATGACTCCAAGGCAGTTTCACCTCCAACACCGCCAAAACATAtcgtaacgaccctgggtttatacgCGCGGAGATCGaccctgccgcacgagcatgcttttgcggcacagtcgatagcgcgccggacctcgggctcgaaggtcgatggttcgagacctgctccctgctgtttcattacaatatgttATGCATGTGTCTGCGATCggcggatctgattgaatctaggcatTCATCAGATCCCATGTCCTTGCAATGAAACAACACATTTGTATGGCTAGTTATAAGCTAGTAATTTACACACTATAAGACAAGGATGGGCAATAATTATGGCTCGAGAGCCACGTAGGGATTTTGAAATTCAATGGAGGGCTGCACAAATTATTTTTGGACCATTTTCTTCAGGGGGGCATTTAATGGCTAGCGGCCAGCTATATCCTAAGAATTATATTTCTGAAGTGTGCATAACTTCAAATCCGTCTATTAAAAAATACTTTTACATGTCCTTTTTCTGTTATTATAGTTGATTCCTCAGATGAAGATTTTGCACACGATGATGCATGGTGTCGGTTTAGCTCCAGAGATTTACATGATATGGAGTATATTTTAGAGCATCATTTTAACAAGATCATGGTGGCTCAGTACAACAGCACCACAGAGAGGTGGACAGGATACACAGCATGGGGAGTGATATCTGCAGAAAAGTGGAATGAGGACCCAGATGAGATCCCCAGGAGGAGATCAGATATGGATGTGTTATGCAAGCCATATGCTAATCGGATCTACAACACAACAGAGATGTTTATGGGTGATTATAACAATTTACTAACAACTGGAAGTTATCCTTCACTTGATTTGTTTTATGTCTATAGCATATGCTCTGCAGTACTTGATAACATGTCACATTTTCTTCAGTTACATGATTGCATTTCAACAAAACATAGACCATGGAGTAATACTGTAGGTCAGTTGTAATAATCTAAAGTACAGTAGTTCAAAGCCATATTCTTCTAAATAAAGGAGGAATTGTTggaatgaaccataaacaactgGAAATCTTACTGACTATGGATTTAACTGCTTGAGCTGGGAAGGGACAGACTAAGGGGACTTTTCTGACTAGCATCCCATTGACAGCCCGACCAAAATCTTAAACTTACCCTTTACCAACCAAACCCTGAACCTAATTTAGACAAATTTGGAAATTCAACATTTGGAGTGCTGGTCAGGCACATTTCCCACCATTTTAGGCTACAGATCTCTGTAGCAAGCACTCAACATTTCTGCTTGAAACCTTATTTTTCCAGTTATAACGTATCATCATTGATTCATTGACCTCCTTCTCTAGTTGAGCCCAATGTCACACTGAGGCTAGAGGGGCCATCCAGTGACTCCAGCCTTGTGTGTAGTGTCCACTTCTTCTACCCCAAACACATCAGAGTGACGTGGCTGAGGAACGGGGAGGAAGTGACCTCAGATGTGACCTCCACTGACGTACTGGCCAATGGACTCTGGAGCTACCAGATACAGTCCTATTTGAAGTACACACCCACAACTGGAGAGAGGATCACCTGTATGGTGGAGCACATCAGCCAGACTGAGCCCAAACTTTATTACTGGGGTAAGGGTATGGGTGGAGTAAGGGTGTGTGGGTGGAGTAAGTGTATAAGTGAGAATGACTTCACCGGACTCCCCAACAGGGCTGCAGAACAGTGGCTATTTCATCTTAGGGCTCACTAATATGAACATGGGGACAAGGAAAGACAACTCTTAACTCATCAGCTGAAGAGTAGAACAGTCACAAGCCATCTCTGAAATGTTCACCAGTTTGTGTCGTATAGCCCAATGTCTCTGTTGAATAGGGAGAGTAAAATACTATTTTCTTTTACGTGTGGTTTGGAGACCATAATCTTTGTTAAACGTGTAATTGCAGACCCCTCCTTGTCTAAGTCTGAGAAGAATAAGATAGTGATCGGTGTCTGTGGGCTGCTGCTGGGGGTGGTCTTTGTAGTAGCTGGACTGATCTACTGGAAGAAATCTACTGGTGAGGAACCACAAGACTCATTAAAAATTACTGAAAAGCCACAGATAatgctactcactgtttaactATGGTTGTACTGCTATCTGCCTGTACTACTGTTGTAGATTCAGTGCTCGATGATGGTTTATTCTCATGCCTTAATTCAGTATCTCTGTTTTACTTTCAACAGGACGGCTATTGGGTCTTATTGGTGAACTTGATTATGGGACTTGTGATTGAGGCCGTGTGGACGAAGGCTTGCTGATCAAATCCCTGTCGTTAACTGATGGTAGCTGATATAGTTTGCTTTTTAGCTGCTGTTGCCTCTAGCAGCTGCCCCCCTATTCAAAATGCCAACATTGCACCAACCATGGCCTGCTTGCAAAAATGTAGATATTATAGTTTAATTTTAAGACATTAGCTTGCCTAAACACACAAGTAAAGGTTGGGCTGGTGGATAAAGATACATGAACTGGATTTACCTTTTGGTTCTTTGGACGAGATTAAAGAACGCTTTACTAAGTAAGGTTCTATATATACACTCAGGGCCAGTTTATGAGGTACACCCAACATTGCTCAATtagtatcaagggacctaacgtgtgccagaaaAACATTTcgcacaccattacaccaccgccaccagagTAGGCAGTTAGAGTTTCAATTAtgactatatacactgagtgtacaaaacattaagtaaaCCTTCCTAATATGGAGTTGCAGGAAAGGGATACCTCATGTTTTTGcacttttttccccttcttcttctctggAACCACAGGCAacaatccagcctaaaaccccaaacagcaagcaatacaggtatagaagcacggtggctttttaggggaaaaactccctagaaaggccagaacctaggaagaaacctagagaggaaccaggctatgaggggtggccagtcctcttctggctgggctgggtggagattataacaaaacatggccaagatgttcaaatgttcatagatgaccagcagggtcaaataataataatcacagtggttgtcgagggtgcaacagttcagcacctcagaagtaaatgtcagttggcttttcatagccgatcattcagagtatctctaccgcacctgctgtctctagagacttgaaaacagcaggtctgggacaggtagcacgtccggtgaacaggtcagggttccatagccgcaggcagaacagttgaaactgtagcagcagcatgaccaggtggactggggacagcaaggagtcatcaggccaggtagtccttaggcatggtcctagggctcaggtcctccgagagagagaaagaaagaaagagagaatgaaagaaataAGGAAattaaggaagagagagagcaaaggagagagcatacttaaattcacacaggacactggataagacaggagaaatactccagatataacaggctgaccctagccccccgacacaaactattgcagcataaatactggaggctgagacagtagGGGTTCGGAGACACTGtggatttccaacttgttgtgtaatgtttttgtccaatggccgatgagcaccgatacattttatctataatttctcttcatatgacaaggattaaaaggATTTGCTAGTAGATTGTCAAATTGATTCATGATGATAACTGCTAGCTAATATTTTGAAAGTATGTCCaaacaaagctactgtagataataTGATTTGAAGtccttttatctgtggccaatgaccttgagccttcttggatgggcacttataATGTAATTCTATGACAgaacccaaggggcttgaattttctagctctacccttGGACTTGGCgatgacatagtgtccccatgagtgacagaacactgagcgaatcacggcgcaacgctccgtattttctgctggcttgccaaccaccacagaaagcactgagctaggctgaaacacctgcattttggagctgccttactcaagaaaacaaaaaagagaccatgtttgtatgcggctttattaactcaatgatatatatttttttacatggtttgcaaattgatatgtgacacgtattaatgctaaaataacatgcaaaacagacaTAGCCCCTCAAAAACTGCTTTTGTACTGTTTAATAAGAACTGTTTTGCAAAACGTTGatgtttaaataaatgtttttcaagaATTGCTGGTGTCCTGATACCTTTTCTCTTATGTGATCTGATCGAGTAAATCCAAAGTAAACATGTGAACCTTTCTGAGTTGGTCTAAATTAATATATAATGTAAGAATGAATATATAATAGGATTAATCATTCAGCTAAAATAACACAATTTCATGGATCTATTTGAGTTTAATCAACTTAATATAATCTTTTTATCATCTTTACTCAATTTATTTGACCACATCCAAATTACATACTCAAGCTTATCTACTCATAAAACCAATCGAAACTTAACAATATTATGTGTAAATTTGTTGCCTATAATATTTTGAGTAGATTCAACAAATCATTTTTTACAGTGTGCATTTCACTGTTACACCATGCCCAAACCGGACGCGCACAGATTTTGTCCCCACACACAAAACACGATCATGAcgcacaggttgaaatatcaaaacaaactctgaaccaattatattaatttggggacaggttgaaaagcattaaacatttatggcaatttagctagctagctttcagttgctagctaatttgtcctatttagctagctagcttgctgttgctagctaatttgtcctgggagataaacattgagttgttattttaccttaaatgcacaaggtcctcgactccgacaattaatccacacataaaacggtaaacccaatcgtttctagtcatctctcctccttccaggcttcttTTTCCTCTTTGAACTTTATATGGCAATTGGCAACTAACTTTCATaataaggtgcattaccacaacCGATCTCAGTTCatttttcaatcacccacatgggtatatgtTCCTAAAGACCAATGAGACCAATGAgaagatggcacgtgggtatatgctcctaaaaaccaacgaggagatgggagaggcaggacttgcagcgcgttcTGTATCACAAATAGAATcaacttctattttagcgcctggcaacgcagacgctcgttggcgcgagcgagcagtgtgggtacaatgattgaataacatgtatgtgtacatttattttgcaacgctcatgCATGTGACGCATATATCTAGATGATGCTGCGTATCATTTTGCGCAAATAGGCTCTAGGTGTGATCGAGGCGTCAAGCCATTAGACAATTTGATGCTTCAAACAATGCAACTAGtttaacagcaaagtagctgaatttgcatttgtttaagctgttttggtacatccataacaatgagctaatgatgcactCTTTtccctggcatagaaaatgtgctctctcgttaggacactgttcagaggagctagccatctACACAGCTAAcgcaatcacttcaaactgaagcttgAAAGACAACAACTACCTGCATGTCATGTCAATTGACctgtttttcaattgacatttctttgtatacatTACACCCATAAAATGATGTTGATTcctgatttcgactggctgagaataTATGTCTGTTCATTCGATCGGTTAGGTTGCCAGAGACTCGACCCAGTCATGAAGTCTTTttgttttatactgaacaaaaatataagcgcaacatgcaacaatttaaaagattttactgaggtaCCGTcgattgaaataaatgcattcggccctaatctagggatttcacatgactaggaatacagatatgcatctgttggtcacagatacatttttttaaatgtaggggcgttagaatgttgtcccacttctcttcaatggctgtgagaagttgctggatattggcgggaactggaacacgctatcatacatgttgatccagaccatcctaaacatgctcaatgggtgacatgtctggtgagtttgcaggccataactgggacattttcagcttccaggaattgtctaAAAGTGGGtgaattatcttgacaaaggagaaattcttactaacagggatgtaaacaaatttgtgctcaacatttgagagaaataagctttttgtggtaTGGAACAttcctgggatcttttatttcagctcatgaaacataggaccaatactttacatgttgtgttcatatttttgtagagtgtatatatccataacaataatgctgattcatgatttcgactgactGAGAAAAGATGTCCGTCGCGTCTAGACACGTTAATTATCAATTGGACAGTAGAGATCAAGATTCACTATTGAAACAATGCTGCAAAtgttgagagacagacagcaacgtTTGTACAAACCCCCCTTGTTTCAAACCAAATGTTAGGCTAGAGGCAAGGGgaaataatgtctagatgctttttacatTGGAGATCAAGTTCATTCAttggctggctgggctgatggGACAATGGATGAGCAGGGATTTCTCAGATGCAATAGAAAACAAGATTACTATTTTTTCGTCATAGGCTTACCCGTGccgaaacatttttttttagtaTGGCTTAGAATGTATTTTAACCAATCACAATGCTTGTTTTGACCAAGCAGTCGTAGAAATCTATTTTAAGATACCTTACTGGAATTATGGAAAATCACCCTCAAAATGAACCTTTCTTTCAAACGAGGAGAAACTATTTTACCAGGTGCCATCCTGCTGCACAGTTGTGATATGTACACTGGGTGAAGTATCACTGTGCAGGTGCATGTGGACATTGCATttaagtggaactgacagcgttttaactactttgcggatatgaaacagacaatcataatatcagtcaaaaatatcaaattcccagttgATGCTGCATAAACAActtcataagaggttttaaaaatagattCTTCTTGACTCAACATTCCATGGcgtacactaaggcattgttggcagaatagatggacgcagttcaatgcatgattaataatacattatcacaaatacatttcttggtattcatcgacctggctaaggcttttgacactgtcaatcaccgcattcttattggcagactcaacagccttggtttctcaaatgattgcctcgcttggttcaccaactacgtCTCCGATaaagttcagtatgtcaaatcggagggcctgttgctcagacctctggtagtctctatgggggtgccacagggttaaattctcgggccgactgaATTCAGCAATGATGTCGCTCtcactgctggtgattctttgatacagctctacgcagacgacaccattctgtatagccttcgttggacactgtgttaactaacctccagatgagcttcaatgccgtacaactctccttccgtggactccaactgctcttaaatgcaagtaaaactaaatgcatgctcttcaaccgatcgctgcccacacctgcctgcccgactagcatcactactctggacggacttagaatatgtggacaactacaaatacctaggtgtctgttagactgtaaactctccttccagactcatattaaacatctccaatccaaaattaaatctagagttggcttcctatttcgcaacaaagcatcctttactcgtgctgccaaacataccctcgtaaaactgaccatcctaccgatcc from Oncorhynchus tshawytscha isolate Ot180627B linkage group LG09, Otsh_v2.0, whole genome shotgun sequence encodes the following:
- the LOC112258051 gene encoding DLA class II histocompatibility antigen, DR-1 beta chain-like isoform X2: MDVLCKPYANRIYNTTEMFMVEPNVTLRLEGPSSDSSLVCSVHFFYPKHIRVTWLRNGEEVTSDVTSTDVLANGLWSYQIQSYLKYTPTTGERITCMVEHISQTEPKLYYWDPSLSKSEKNKIVIGVCGLLLGVVFVVAGLIYWKKSTGRLLGLIGELDYGTCD
- the LOC112258051 gene encoding HLA class II histocompatibility antigen, DQ beta 1 chain-like isoform X1; translated protein: MYVLNCFSIHLLLLFSSLSEVVDSSDEDFAHDDAWCRFSSRDLHDMEYILEHHFNKIMVAQYNSTTERWTGYTAWGVISAEKWNEDPDEIPRRRSDMDVLCKPYANRIYNTTEMFMVEPNVTLRLEGPSSDSSLVCSVHFFYPKHIRVTWLRNGEEVTSDVTSTDVLANGLWSYQIQSYLKYTPTTGERITCMVEHISQTEPKLYYWDPSLSKSEKNKIVIGVCGLLLGVVFVVAGLIYWKKSTGRLLGLIGELDYGTCD